A stretch of Longimicrobium terrae DNA encodes these proteins:
- a CDS encoding GNAT family N-acetyltransferase gives MIPPERFTTGRLIIRRAQPSDAGAMFERWAQDPDVTRYLSWTPHRRVEDTEAYLAFCTRQWEARREFVWMLQAAESDTLIGSISARPGDHGINLGYLLTRDAWGGGLMTEAATAVTEWWLAQEGVFRVWATCHPGNAASARVLEKSGFQFEGRLRRWEEYPNAGAEPMDSLSFSRTVREPSAPDNRP, from the coding sequence ATGATTCCTCCCGAGCGGTTCACCACGGGCAGGTTGATCATCCGCCGGGCACAGCCGTCTGATGCCGGCGCCATGTTCGAGCGGTGGGCGCAGGACCCCGACGTGACCAGATACCTCAGCTGGACGCCTCACCGGCGCGTTGAGGATACGGAAGCGTACCTCGCCTTCTGCACGAGGCAGTGGGAAGCGCGGCGCGAGTTCGTGTGGATGCTCCAGGCCGCGGAAAGCGACACGCTGATCGGCTCCATTTCCGCGCGGCCCGGCGACCACGGGATCAATCTGGGCTACCTGCTGACGAGGGATGCGTGGGGCGGCGGGCTCATGACGGAAGCCGCCACCGCTGTCACCGAGTGGTGGCTTGCGCAGGAGGGCGTCTTCCGCGTGTGGGCCACCTGCCACCCCGGCAACGCAGCCAGCGCCCGGGTGCTGGAGAAATCCGGCTTCCAGTTCGAAGGCCGGCTGCGGCGCTGGGAAGAGTATCCCAACGCAGGAGCGGAGCCGATGGATTCCCTCAGCTTCAGCCGCACGGTCCGGGAGCCATCCGCGCCGGACAATCGGCCGTAG